Genomic segment of Peribacillus frigoritolerans:
GACTCCATAAACATCTTCTTTATTTAAAGCATCGGTTTTTTCCGTGCCATTATATAGTGGGTTGGTGGAGTTAGTATCAAGCCTTGTACCGGCAGTGTCCATTGTTCCGGTCGTGAATTTATCTCTTGCCGTTCCAAGATGGCCTTCACCTTCTTCAACCAGAACCAGGACTTTTCCATTTTCTACATCAAAGACATGTTCAGCCGCCTCACTATTCGAAAGGCCTGCATTCGCCAATCTTGTTGAAAGGTCTGCCGTATCTTCCGGCATGAAGAAACGTGCCACCTTGTCCATAAACGATTCGTCGTTAGGAACATTCGTCATTGTATGAACATCCGTTTCGCGTTTGTGGTTCGTGAAATCCAATGTTTCTTCCTTATCCGCGACGACAGTAATATCGTCCCCTTCAAAACCCTTTGCCTTAAGTGCATTAATTGCTTGGATCACTTCTGCGTTTGATTCATATACTCCATATACTGTTTTATTCATTTTACATTCCTCCTTAGGTTTTGTTGTTTCGTTTAGTGGATGCTATATATAAACACTACCCGCCATGGTCCTAAGTAAACGAGGAATCAATATTTCTTTTTTGTTATAACATTTACAATTTGTTCTCAGCACAGAACGCCTTATCATCTAAAATCCAGGCTTTACAAAGGTTTCCTCATTTATTAAAATGTAATGTTTAACCAAATAATCCCATTTATTTTCTACTTACATTCTTTTTCTTCTATTATAAAGCCACAGCCTTTATTAGCAGGTCTGCAATATGCACCGCTTTCGTACATTCCCCCAAGTTTTCCCTCTCGATCCCCAATTGCATTTGTAACAGACAGCCAGGGTTTGCCGTGACAACAATATCGGCCTGTGTCGATTTCGTGTGCTCCATTTTAGAGTCAAGAATATTCATGGACATCTCTGATTCAACAATATTATAAATCCCAGCAGAGCCGCAGCATCGATCGGCATCTTTCATTTCCCTGAAATTGATTCCTTCTATCGATTGAAGGAGAATTCGCGGAGCCAAGGAGATGTTCATCACATTCCGTAAGTGACAGGAATCCTGAAAAGTTACGGATTGAGCTGGCAGCTTCAGGGGAACTTTTTCCTGAAAACGCAAATCAACAAGAATCTCGCTGATATCTTTCAACTTATTTTTAAAGGCGATTGCACGGTCGTGCCATTCCGGTTCAGCCTGAAGCAGATGGTCATAATCTATGAGAAAAGCTCCACAGC
This window contains:
- a CDS encoding YsnF/AvaK domain-containing protein; translated protein: MNKTVYGVYESNAEVIQAINALKAKGFEGDDITVVADKEETLDFTNHKRETDVHTMTNVPNDESFMDKVARFFMPEDTADLSTRLANAGLSNSEAAEHVFDVENGKVLVLVEEGEGHLGTARDKFTTGTMDTAGTRLDTNSTNPLYNGTEKTDALNKEDVYGVNGQGRELPEDERTLTLREEQLNIDKERVQTGEVVINKEVNEQHKTINVPVEHEEVTVEHRSVSGREANRETGTIEDGETLRIPVVEEKLEVSKKPVVTDEIVIKKHAVQETEQVQDTLKKEDIQLDSTDESIVNEKKATERRTDRF